In one Brevibacterium sp. CBA3109 genomic region, the following are encoded:
- a CDS encoding GntR family transcriptional regulator, whose amino-acid sequence MKNNGSPRSDGPRSETVRVTEVLRDEIIDGVRLPGSRLVERNLATELGVSRVPIREALKQLAAEGLVANRPNTWSTVREFSPSDIADLNEVRTVFDILSFELAAQRHNREGLAKLEATLAKGKELSKAGDVVGAHRSAADFHAIVTELSGNRLLTEIGELLDSRMRWQLSQHDDLDFVATEHAQLYDAIAHRDQAKVRDLAARHLGASQDQHDKHKERLAKAVDEGRESGED is encoded by the coding sequence GTGAAGAACAATGGCAGTCCGCGCAGCGATGGCCCGCGCTCTGAGACCGTGCGGGTCACCGAGGTGCTGCGCGACGAGATCATCGACGGCGTCAGGCTGCCCGGCAGCAGACTGGTCGAGCGGAATCTAGCGACGGAGCTCGGTGTCAGTCGTGTGCCGATCCGCGAAGCCCTCAAACAGCTCGCCGCTGAAGGGTTGGTGGCGAATCGGCCCAACACCTGGTCAACGGTGCGCGAGTTCTCCCCCAGTGACATCGCCGACCTCAACGAGGTGCGGACGGTCTTTGACATCCTGTCCTTCGAACTCGCCGCGCAACGGCATAATCGGGAGGGTCTGGCCAAGCTCGAAGCCACGCTGGCCAAGGGCAAGGAACTGTCGAAAGCCGGTGACGTGGTCGGCGCCCATCGCTCGGCGGCGGACTTCCATGCCATTGTCACCGAGCTCTCCGGCAACCGGCTCCTGACCGAGATCGGTGAGCTCCTCGACTCCCGCATGCGCTGGCAGCTGAGCCAGCACGACGACCTCGATTTCGTCGCCACGGAGCACGCCCAGCTCTATGATGCGATCGCCCATCGAGATCAGGCGAAGGTCAGAGATCTGGCTGCCCGCCACCTCGGGGCGAGTCAGGACCAGCACGACAAGCACAAGGAACGCCTCGCCAAGGCCGTCGACGAGGGACGCGAATCAGGCGAGGACTGA
- a CDS encoding aspartate/glutamate racemase family protein: MKILVVNVNTTESMTEGIARAAREAASATTETIALTPNFGAESCEGNVESYLAALGVMDAVMKYQGSFDAVIQAGYGEHAREGLQELLDVPVIDITEAGAALAMFLGHRYAVVTTLDRTVPLIEDRLLLAGLNAHCTSVRASGMAVLELENQPERAVEAIADQAAEAVERDRAEAIVLGCGGLADLKQVIVERCDVPVVDGVTAAVKLAESLVGLGLKTSKVRTYAPARPKQLSGWPFSAA, from the coding sequence ATGAAAATTCTCGTCGTCAACGTGAATACAACTGAGTCAATGACCGAGGGCATCGCCCGTGCGGCACGGGAGGCCGCCTCGGCGACCACCGAGACCATTGCGCTGACTCCCAACTTCGGAGCCGAATCCTGCGAAGGCAACGTCGAAAGCTACCTTGCGGCGCTGGGGGTCATGGATGCGGTGATGAAATACCAGGGGAGCTTCGATGCCGTCATCCAGGCCGGGTACGGCGAGCATGCGCGCGAAGGACTGCAGGAACTCCTCGACGTGCCCGTTATCGACATCACCGAGGCGGGGGCCGCCCTGGCGATGTTCCTCGGCCACAGGTACGCGGTCGTCACGACGCTTGATCGCACCGTTCCGCTCATCGAGGACCGGCTCCTTTTGGCCGGACTGAACGCTCACTGCACCTCGGTGAGGGCTTCGGGAATGGCCGTGCTCGAGCTGGAGAATCAGCCCGAGCGCGCCGTCGAAGCGATCGCCGATCAGGCCGCCGAGGCGGTCGAACGTGACCGTGCAGAGGCCATCGTCCTCGGGTGCGGGGGATTGGCCGACCTCAAGCAGGTCATCGTCGAACGCTGCGATGTCCCCGTCGTCGACGGGGTCACCGCCGCAGTGAAACTGGCCGAATCACTCGTGGGGCTGGGGCTGAAGACCTCGAAGGTCCGCACCTACGCGCCGGCCCGTCCGAAGCAGCTGAGCGGGTGGCCCTTCTCCGCTGCGTGA